In one Novosphingopyxis iocasae genomic region, the following are encoded:
- the rsmD gene encoding 16S rRNA (guanine(966)-N(2))-methyltransferase RsmD, with the protein MRIISGQYRGRKLAAPKGDATRPTADRTREALFSMLTSRLGSFDDLAVLDLFSGSGALGLEALSRGAASCLFVEQDRAALDALKANIAALGARNAEVRAGSVLALGQARRAYDIVLLDPPYGSGAGGVALDKLNRQGWIAPSAWIALETAKTEAANAPGFIVESERTIGKGRLTLLRPPPSDS; encoded by the coding sequence ATGAGGATCATTTCCGGACAGTATCGCGGTCGCAAACTCGCCGCCCCCAAGGGCGATGCCACACGCCCCACCGCCGATCGTACGCGCGAGGCGCTGTTTTCCATGCTCACGAGCCGCCTCGGCAGTTTCGATGACTTGGCGGTGCTAGACCTGTTTTCGGGATCGGGCGCGCTGGGGTTGGAGGCGCTTTCGCGCGGCGCAGCCTCCTGCCTGTTCGTGGAGCAGGACCGCGCCGCCCTCGACGCGCTGAAGGCTAACATCGCGGCATTGGGCGCAAGGAATGCGGAGGTTCGCGCCGGATCCGTCTTGGCCTTGGGGCAGGCCCGGCGCGCTTATGATATCGTACTGCTGGATCCGCCTTATGGCAGCGGCGCGGGGGGCGTGGCGCTGGATAAGTTAAACCGGCAAGGCTGGATCGCCCCATCCGCCTGGATCGCTCTGGAAACGGCGAAGACGGAAGCCGCGAATGCGCCCGGTTTCATAGTCGAAAGTGAACGCACAATAGGAAAAGGGCGGCTGACGCTGCTGCGCCCGCCGCCCTCCGACAGTTGA